One window of Pseudomonadota bacterium genomic DNA carries:
- the topA gene encoding type I DNA topoisomerase produces the protein MSSKLVIVESPAKAKTINKYLGNDFHVLASYGHVRDLVPKEGAVDTEHGFTMKYQVIDRNEKHIEAICKALKKADSLYLATDPDREGEAISWHLYELLKDRGLLEGKPVYRVVFHEITQRAVTDAMANPRELSSDLVDAQQARRALDYLVGFNLSPLLWRKIRRGLSAGRVQSPALRLIVEREEEIERFQSQEYWTLAAQAAKEDQAFDAKLTQFDGEKVEQFSITNDARAQEVRDALLKAAQGHIRVESVERKQRRRNPTAPFITSTLQQEAARKLGFTTKRTMRVAQQLYEGVDVGGETVGLITYMRTDSVVLSNDAIAEIRALIVDRYGEVQMPGKPRVYKTRAKNAQEAHEAIRPTSVLRDPASLTAFLSAEQIKLYELIWKRTVASQMVHATYDTLAVTLSPGSGHAFRATGQTLVNPGFMAVYQEGRDDVGKTDDDAERTLPDMKEGDVLDLRDVLTQQHFTEPPPRYSEATLVRALEEFGIGRPSTYATIISTLQDREYVEMDRKRFVPTDVGRIVNRFLTQYFTQYVDYQFTARLEDRLDAISRGESDWVPVLEDFWAPFKSRVDDTQENVTRAEVTTEALEEPCPKCGRQLTIRLGRRGRFVGCSGYPECDYTRSLDESAEDDSPGEVVEGRSCPECGSDLAVRRGRYGKFIGCTSYPKCRYIEPLEKPQETGVQCPECKQGSLVQRKSRYGKLFYSCDRYPKCKYAVWNPPLAEPCPKCGWPILTVKTTKRRGTEKVCPQKECGFSEPAPELAPPEAESANT, from the coding sequence ATGAGTAGCAAACTTGTCATCGTAGAGTCGCCCGCCAAGGCGAAAACCATCAACAAATACCTCGGCAACGACTTCCATGTTTTGGCGTCGTATGGGCATGTTCGCGACTTGGTTCCGAAGGAAGGGGCGGTCGATACCGAGCATGGTTTTACGATGAAGTACCAGGTGATCGATCGCAACGAGAAACACATCGAAGCGATCTGTAAAGCGCTGAAAAAGGCCGATTCGCTTTATCTGGCCACTGACCCCGATCGCGAAGGCGAGGCCATTTCTTGGCATCTCTACGAACTTCTGAAAGATCGTGGTTTGTTGGAAGGCAAACCTGTCTACCGCGTGGTGTTTCACGAAATCACGCAGCGTGCGGTAACTGACGCCATGGCCAATCCCAGGGAGCTTTCCAGCGATTTGGTGGACGCGCAGCAAGCCCGCCGCGCCTTGGATTACCTGGTGGGATTCAATTTGTCCCCCTTGTTGTGGCGGAAGATCCGGCGCGGTCTGTCGGCCGGACGTGTGCAGAGCCCGGCGTTACGTCTGATCGTCGAGCGGGAAGAGGAAATCGAGCGATTTCAATCCCAAGAGTATTGGACATTGGCCGCTCAAGCCGCCAAAGAGGATCAGGCTTTTGATGCCAAGCTGACGCAGTTCGATGGCGAGAAAGTCGAACAGTTCTCCATCACCAACGATGCGCGTGCCCAAGAAGTCCGCGACGCGCTGCTGAAGGCCGCACAAGGGCACATACGGGTTGAGTCGGTCGAGCGAAAGCAACGTCGGCGTAACCCCACGGCACCTTTTATTACCTCGACGCTGCAGCAAGAAGCGGCACGTAAGCTCGGGTTCACCACCAAGCGGACCATGCGGGTGGCACAGCAGCTTTACGAAGGGGTTGATGTCGGTGGTGAGACGGTGGGTCTGATCACCTACATGCGAACCGATTCGGTGGTGCTGTCCAATGACGCCATAGCGGAAATTCGCGCGCTGATCGTTGACCGTTACGGCGAGGTCCAGATGCCTGGCAAACCCAGGGTGTATAAGACCCGCGCCAAGAACGCACAGGAAGCACATGAAGCCATCCGGCCGACCTCCGTGCTACGAGACCCGGCTTCCTTAACGGCGTTCCTGTCGGCGGAACAAATCAAGCTCTATGAGCTGATTTGGAAACGCACCGTTGCCAGCCAGATGGTGCATGCCACCTACGATACGCTGGCCGTGACGCTGAGTCCGGGGTCCGGGCACGCATTTCGAGCCACCGGTCAAACGTTGGTCAACCCCGGGTTTATGGCCGTTTATCAGGAAGGCCGGGATGATGTGGGTAAGACCGACGATGATGCCGAGCGCACGCTGCCGGACATGAAAGAAGGCGACGTGCTGGATTTGCGTGATGTTCTGACGCAACAGCATTTCACGGAGCCACCGCCGCGTTATTCAGAAGCCACGCTGGTGCGGGCCTTGGAGGAATTTGGGATCGGCCGGCCGTCGACCTATGCAACCATCATTTCCACGCTGCAGGATCGCGAGTATGTGGAGATGGATCGCAAGCGCTTCGTGCCGACGGATGTTGGCCGAATCGTCAATCGTTTCCTGACCCAGTACTTCACGCAGTATGTCGATTACCAATTCACTGCCCGTTTGGAAGACCGGCTGGATGCGATCTCTCGCGGAGAAAGCGATTGGGTTCCGGTGCTGGAAGATTTTTGGGCGCCGTTCAAATCGCGGGTTGATGATACGCAGGAGAATGTCACTCGGGCTGAAGTGACCACTGAGGCGCTCGAGGAGCCGTGCCCCAAATGCGGCCGTCAGCTCACCATTCGGCTGGGCCGGCGTGGTCGGTTCGTGGGTTGCAGCGGTTATCCCGAGTGTGACTACACGCGCAGTCTGGATGAGTCGGCGGAGGATGATTCGCCGGGCGAAGTAGTGGAAGGGCGCAGCTGTCCTGAATGCGGGTCGGACCTGGCGGTCAGGCGGGGACGATACGGCAAATTTATCGGTTGCACGAGTTACCCGAAATGCCGTTATATCGAACCGTTGGAAAAGCCACAGGAGACCGGTGTCCAGTGTCCGGAGTGCAAGCAGGGGTCGTTGGTTCAGCGCAAGTCCCGTTACGGCAAGTTGTTCTACTCCTGTGACCGATACCCGAAATGCAAATATGCGGTTTGGAACCCACCTTTGGCGGAACCTTGTCCAAAGTGTGGTTGGCCCATTTTGACCGTCAAGACGACCAAGCGCCGCGGCACCGAAAAAGTGTGTCCGCAAAAAGAGTGTGGCTTTTCCGAGCCGGCGCCGGAGTTGGCGCCCCCCGAAGCTGAGTCCGCCAACACCTAG
- a CDS encoding DUF494 domain-containing protein, whose protein sequence is MTENVLDVLIYLFDNYMDEESDWEPNREDLILELEAAGFRDGEIEKALAWLDGLANHRDDLAKSSPRTERAIRIFAQPEIDRIDAESRGFIMYLCENGILTPSHREVVIERIMALDVEEIDSEHVKWVVLMVLFNMPGQEATYAWMEDLMFNGNVGLFH, encoded by the coding sequence ATGACGGAAAACGTGCTCGATGTCCTCATTTATCTGTTCGACAACTATATGGATGAGGAAAGCGATTGGGAGCCGAACCGAGAAGACCTGATTCTCGAATTAGAGGCAGCAGGTTTTCGCGACGGTGAAATCGAAAAAGCGCTGGCTTGGTTGGACGGCCTAGCCAATCATCGGGACGATCTCGCAAAGTCGTCACCACGCACTGAGCGTGCGATCCGTATTTTTGCTCAACCGGAAATCGACCGAATCGACGCGGAGTCGCGGGGATTCATCATGTATCTCTGTGAAAACGGAATTCTCACGCCCAGTCATCGCGAAGTCGTGATCGAGCGTATCATGGCGTTAGATGTCGAAGAAATCGACAGCGAACATGTTAAATGGGTGGTCCTCATGGTGTTGTTCAATATGCCAGGGCAGGAAGCCACTTACGCCTGGATGGAAGACTTGATGTTCAACGGCAACGTCGGCTTGTTTCATTGA
- the dprA gene encoding DNA-processing protein DprA has translation MIQATPTDELAAALALIRAPGVGPATFRRLLDCFGSCQACLGAGQSAWRDAGAPQAVIQYLKTPDWGSVEADLRWAQASDCHILLLGRPAYPEHLAQIADPPPLLFVRGDLDVLSVPALAIVGSRNPTSAGRRSAHEFSAHLVGYGLTVVSGLAVGIDAAAHEGALSVGGLSVAVCGNGLDTVYPARHRDLAHRLLDDGALVSELPPGTPPAARNFPRRNRIISGLSIGTLVVEAALKSGSLISARLAMEQGREVFAIPGSIHNPLARGCHALIRDGAKLVETARDILEELAPLLSPDALQRVGSIVPEAETASPEDGLDEEYRQLLACLDFSPTGLDELVARSGLTADKLSSMLLILELEGLVESAPGGRYSRVR, from the coding sequence TTGATTCAAGCGACGCCGACGGATGAGCTGGCGGCCGCGTTGGCGCTGATTCGTGCCCCTGGAGTGGGGCCGGCGACCTTTCGTCGTCTTTTGGATTGCTTCGGAAGTTGCCAAGCCTGTCTCGGGGCCGGTCAGAGCGCGTGGCGCGACGCTGGTGCCCCGCAAGCGGTCATCCAGTATTTGAAAACACCCGACTGGGGCAGTGTGGAGGCCGATCTGCGGTGGGCGCAGGCGAGCGATTGCCACATCCTGCTCCTCGGCCGGCCAGCCTACCCTGAACATCTCGCCCAGATTGCAGATCCCCCGCCGTTGCTGTTCGTGCGGGGCGATTTGGATGTCTTATCTGTCCCGGCTCTGGCTATTGTTGGTAGCCGTAATCCGACGTCGGCCGGTCGGCGTTCAGCCCATGAATTTTCCGCCCATCTGGTGGGTTACGGATTAACCGTCGTAAGCGGTTTGGCGGTCGGGATCGACGCTGCCGCGCACGAAGGCGCCTTGTCCGTCGGTGGATTGTCCGTCGCGGTCTGCGGTAATGGCTTGGACACGGTGTATCCTGCTCGACACCGCGATTTGGCGCATCGTTTGTTGGACGATGGTGCGTTGGTCTCGGAACTGCCCCCGGGTACGCCTCCGGCGGCTCGCAATTTTCCCCGGCGCAACCGCATAATCAGCGGGCTTTCCATTGGTACGCTGGTGGTTGAGGCGGCATTGAAAAGCGGTTCGCTTATTTCCGCCCGCTTGGCAATGGAGCAGGGGCGTGAGGTATTCGCCATTCCCGGTTCGATCCACAATCCCCTGGCGCGTGGTTGTCACGCCTTGATTCGCGATGGCGCCAAGTTGGTGGAAACAGCTCGAGACATTTTGGAAGAACTCGCTCCCCTACTCTCACCGGACGCCTTGCAAAGGGTTGGTTCGATTGTGCCGGAAGCTGAAACGGCATCTCCCGAAGATGGGCTGGACGAGGAGTATCGTCAGTTGCTCGCCTGTCTCGATTTTAGCCCGACGGGATTGGATGAGTTGGTTGCCCGTAGCGGATTGACGGCGGATAAGCTTTCCTCCATGCTGCTGATATTGGAGCTTGAAGGGCTAGTGGAATCCGCGCCCGGCGGTCGTTATAGCCGGGTCCGATAG
- a CDS encoding LysM peptidoglycan-binding domain-containing protein, whose product MKRSHHALKRWPLLSMLGVAVVVGGCAGKTAPVSEPPPKVEAPAGISSSAETAAPTAPEIVLAPAHPETYVVRKGDTLWDIAELFLRDPWLWPEVWYVNPQIENPHLIYPGNILEIYPGDTIELTYDRTAGQPRLVVRPTSSARLQPDVRSESLAEAITTIPYSDVAPFLVEPRVVDEDELERAAYVLRPLEKEQLMLGAGDRMYVRGDLDAQASSYQVVRPGDPLLDPETGESLGFEAIDVGAAVIERGGDPALALATRTTREILIRDRLLPIRDDLLKQRFVPRSPEKPIEGQIIAVYNAVAQVGQYQVVSLNRGARDGLANGHVLAVYQPGGTAKDPLTRKHVELPDLRAGEVMVFRTYDRVSYALVMRSTRSIYEHDYLRMP is encoded by the coding sequence ATGAAGCGCAGTCATCATGCACTGAAGCGGTGGCCTTTACTCTCCATGTTAGGCGTCGCCGTGGTTGTCGGCGGATGTGCCGGAAAAACGGCCCCTGTATCCGAGCCACCTCCTAAAGTGGAGGCACCGGCCGGAATTTCAAGTTCTGCCGAGACCGCGGCTCCAACGGCACCAGAGATTGTCTTGGCGCCGGCCCACCCGGAGACGTATGTTGTCCGAAAGGGCGACACGCTATGGGATATCGCCGAGCTGTTTTTGAGGGACCCCTGGTTGTGGCCCGAGGTCTGGTACGTCAACCCGCAAATCGAGAATCCTCATCTGATCTATCCCGGCAACATTTTGGAGATCTACCCGGGAGATACCATCGAATTGACCTATGACCGCACGGCCGGTCAGCCCCGTTTAGTTGTCCGGCCCACTTCGAGTGCCCGGTTGCAGCCCGATGTGCGCAGCGAATCTTTGGCCGAGGCCATTACCACCATTCCATACAGCGACGTGGCGCCATTTTTGGTCGAGCCGCGAGTCGTCGATGAGGACGAACTGGAGCGGGCCGCTTACGTGTTGCGGCCGCTAGAGAAAGAGCAGCTCATGCTCGGCGCAGGGGATCGCATGTATGTGCGAGGGGACTTGGATGCCCAGGCCAGCAGCTACCAGGTAGTTCGTCCTGGTGACCCGCTGCTGGATCCCGAGACGGGGGAGAGTCTGGGTTTCGAAGCCATTGATGTCGGCGCGGCGGTGATCGAACGGGGCGGCGACCCGGCCTTGGCCCTGGCGACGCGCACCACCCGTGAAATTCTTATTCGCGACCGCTTGCTGCCGATCCGGGACGATTTGTTGAAACAGCGGTTTGTCCCCCGCTCGCCCGAAAAGCCCATCGAAGGGCAGATCATCGCGGTGTACAACGCCGTTGCTCAAGTCGGCCAGTATCAGGTCGTCTCTCTTAACCGGGGTGCGCGGGACGGCTTGGCGAACGGCCACGTATTGGCGGTGTACCAGCCCGGCGGCACGGCGAAAGATCCGCTGACGCGAAAGCATGTCGAGTTGCCTGATCTCAGGGCCGGAGAGGTCATGGTATTTCGCACCTATGATCGAGTCAGTTATGCTCTGGTGATGCGGTCGACCCGCAGCATCTACGAACATGACTATCTGCGGATGCCGTAA
- the def gene encoding peptide deformylase, whose translation MAVLDILHFPDPRLREKAKAVAEVDERIRQLVSDMLETMYDASGVGLAAIQVNVRERVIVADVSDNRDEPLHFINPEIVWQEGGKESDEGCLSVPGIYEPVRRAEKIRVKALNTEGESFELEADGLLSVCIQHEIDHLNGKLFVDYLSELKRQRIRKRLAKAQRQQPGSPEAARI comes from the coding sequence ATGGCTGTACTCGACATCTTGCATTTTCCGGACCCACGCCTACGCGAAAAAGCGAAGGCCGTCGCTGAAGTCGATGAGCGCATCCGGCAACTGGTAAGTGACATGCTGGAAACCATGTATGACGCCTCAGGTGTCGGGCTGGCCGCCATTCAGGTTAACGTCCGCGAACGGGTCATTGTGGCCGACGTCTCGGACAACCGGGATGAGCCTTTGCACTTCATTAATCCCGAAATTGTCTGGCAGGAGGGTGGCAAGGAGAGCGACGAAGGCTGCCTGTCGGTCCCAGGCATTTACGAACCGGTCCGACGCGCTGAGAAGATCCGCGTCAAAGCCCTGAACACCGAAGGCGAATCGTTCGAACTCGAGGCTGATGGACTGCTGTCCGTTTGCATACAACACGAAATCGATCATTTGAACGGCAAGTTGTTTGTCGATTACTTATCGGAACTCAAGCGGCAGCGAATTCGCAAGCGCCTAGCGAAAGCGCAGCGTCAACAACCGGGCTCGCCCGAGGCTGCAAGAATCTGA
- the fmt gene encoding methionyl-tRNA formyltransferase → MAASPLRIVFCGTPEFAVPCLDMLAASRHQVAAVYTQPDRPAGRGRKLTASPVKARALALGIPVRQPKTLRTEDVQMELAGWNADLMVVVAYGLILPPAVLALPTSGCINVHASLLPRWRGAAPIQRAILAGDSTTGITIMQMDAGLDTGPMLLRKTCRIAPEETGGSLHDRLATLGASALMEALEGVVTGNLHPQPQPADGISYAAKLDKSEARIQWNHSAIAIERQVRAFNPWPVAQTVLEGETLRVWKARALEPDDSIDRELTPGTVVEASRGGIKVATGQGVLELLTVQLPGGRQISAQDLINSRDLSACRLGETG, encoded by the coding sequence ATGGCCGCATCCCCGCTACGCATTGTCTTTTGCGGAACTCCCGAGTTCGCCGTTCCGTGCCTGGATATGCTGGCCGCGTCCCGACACCAGGTCGCTGCGGTCTACACCCAGCCCGACCGGCCCGCCGGCCGCGGCCGCAAACTCACGGCCAGCCCGGTCAAAGCGCGGGCACTCGCGCTGGGGATTCCCGTTCGCCAACCCAAGACCCTTCGAACTGAAGACGTTCAGATGGAACTGGCCGGCTGGAACGCCGATTTGATGGTGGTGGTAGCCTATGGACTGATCCTGCCACCGGCCGTTTTGGCCCTGCCCACGTCGGGTTGCATCAACGTTCACGCCTCGTTGTTGCCCCGCTGGCGCGGTGCGGCACCTATTCAACGTGCTATTTTGGCCGGCGATTCGACGACTGGCATCACCATTATGCAAATGGATGCCGGACTGGATACCGGCCCCATGCTGCTCCGCAAGACCTGCCGTATCGCCCCTGAAGAAACCGGTGGCAGCCTCCATGATCGCCTGGCCACACTCGGAGCCAGTGCCCTGATGGAAGCGTTAGAGGGTGTTGTCACCGGCAACTTACACCCTCAGCCGCAGCCTGCGGACGGCATCAGTTACGCCGCGAAGCTCGATAAGTCAGAAGCCCGAATTCAATGGAACCATTCAGCGATCGCGATCGAACGTCAGGTCCGCGCGTTCAACCCCTGGCCTGTGGCACAAACCGTGCTTGAGGGCGAAACGCTTCGGGTATGGAAAGCACGCGCTTTGGAACCAGACGACAGCATCGACCGTGAGCTCACGCCGGGGACGGTGGTTGAAGCAAGCCGTGGCGGCATCAAAGTCGCGACCGGCCAAGGCGTGCTTGAATTGCTGACGGTGCAGTTACCCGGCGGAAGACAAATTTCCGCCCAAGACTTGATCAACAGCCGTGACCTGTCCGCATGCCGACTCGGCGAGACGGGATGA
- the rsmB gene encoding 16S rRNA (cytosine(967)-C(5))-methyltransferase RsmB has protein sequence MSTRANPKGTLSGRAAAAGILTQVLISGQSLSAALTTGLPRAAPDQRSFAQALCYGVLRHHERMAALAERLLKRPLKSRDQDIHALILIGLYQLIDAGTPAHAAVAETVSATRELNKAWAGGLVNAILRAFQRQSTELLRQVDQTDHVRFSHPRWLLERIRQAWPDDWELIVTANNQHPPMTLRVNRQRIERESYLERLAAADILAVATTHSDTGIRLAGPVAVDRLPGFADGLVSVQDEAAQLAAMVLDPSAQNRVLDACAAPGGKTGHLLERTPEADVLAIDIDGQRMQRVEENLSRLHLRAETLVADLTEAQQWPKQSPFDRILLDAPCSATGVIRRHPDIKYLRRPEDITALVARQSRLLDLAWRHLAPGGRLLYATCSILPDENERCITDFLTRHHEAKALELPTTWGRPASIGRQILPGQDDMDGFYYALLAKP, from the coding sequence ATGAGCACGCGCGCCAATCCGAAGGGCACCTTGAGCGGACGCGCCGCAGCGGCCGGCATTCTGACCCAAGTGCTGATCTCGGGTCAGTCGCTATCGGCGGCATTGACCACAGGACTGCCCCGCGCCGCTCCGGATCAACGAAGCTTCGCCCAAGCGCTTTGCTACGGCGTACTCCGACACCATGAACGCATGGCGGCATTGGCCGAACGCCTGTTGAAACGCCCCCTCAAAAGCCGCGATCAAGACATCCACGCACTGATATTGATCGGGCTGTATCAGCTGATCGACGCCGGCACACCAGCCCACGCGGCCGTGGCGGAAACGGTCTCGGCCACGCGCGAACTCAATAAAGCCTGGGCCGGCGGGCTGGTCAACGCGATACTACGCGCATTCCAACGACAGTCGACTGAACTATTACGCCAGGTGGATCAAACCGACCATGTTCGCTTCTCCCACCCACGATGGCTGCTGGAACGTATTCGGCAGGCGTGGCCGGACGACTGGGAATTAATTGTCACGGCGAACAATCAACATCCACCCATGACTTTGCGGGTCAACCGCCAACGGATCGAGCGCGAATCTTACCTTGAGCGCCTGGCGGCTGCCGATATTCTGGCCGTGGCCACTACCCACAGCGACACAGGGATCCGCTTGGCCGGCCCGGTTGCGGTTGATCGCCTGCCGGGCTTCGCCGACGGTTTGGTTTCCGTCCAGGACGAAGCCGCCCAACTGGCCGCCATGGTACTCGACCCGAGCGCGCAGAACCGCGTGCTGGATGCCTGTGCCGCGCCCGGCGGCAAAACCGGGCATCTGCTGGAGCGTACCCCGGAAGCAGACGTACTGGCGATCGATATCGACGGCCAGCGTATGCAACGGGTCGAGGAGAATCTGAGCCGCCTTCACCTACGGGCCGAAACCTTGGTCGCCGATCTGACCGAAGCTCAGCAATGGCCTAAACAGAGCCCTTTCGATCGGATTTTGCTCGATGCGCCCTGTTCTGCCACGGGCGTAATTCGGCGACATCCGGATATCAAGTACTTGCGTCGCCCGGAAGACATCACGGCTTTGGTGGCGCGGCAAAGTCGGCTGCTGGATCTGGCATGGCGTCATCTCGCTCCGGGCGGTCGATTACTGTACGCCACCTGCTCGATTCTGCCGGATGAAAATGAGCGGTGCATCACCGATTTTCTGACCCGACACCACGAGGCCAAGGCACTGGAGCTCCCGACCACGTGGGGACGACCGGCATCCATCGGGCGCCAGATTCTTCCCGGACAGGATGACATGGATGGGTTCTACTATGCGTTGCTGGCCAAGCCTTAG
- the trkA gene encoding Trk system potassium transporter TrkA, translating to MKIIILGAGRVGSSLAQHLASEANDITVVDLNESLLQELQARLDIRTVRGHASHPDVLARAGCDDADMVIAVTESDEVNMIACQAAYTLFHTPTKIARVRSNEYLRHERLFVQDALPVDMLISPEQLVTDHIRRLIEYPGALQVLDFAGGRVQLVGVRAYYGGALVGKELRTLREHMPGVETRVAAIYRRGQAILPEGETVIEVDDEVFFIAARKHINSVIKELRRLDKRVKRLILAGGGNIGVRLAKSLEHKCQVKIIERDPRRANDISEILDRSIVLLGDAADHNLLMEESIDAADAFCAVTNDDEANILSAMLAKRLGARKVMSLINRASYVDLVQGSVIDVAISPQQATLGALLAHVRRGDVVAVHSLRRGAAEAIEAVAHGNPKSSKVVGKAIEQIPLPPGATIGAIVRGDEALMAHHDTIIEAGDHVILFVVNKQHITDVEKLFQVSVTFV from the coding sequence ATGAAGATCATCATCCTGGGTGCCGGGCGGGTCGGATCTTCGCTGGCCCAGCATTTGGCCAGCGAAGCCAACGACATCACGGTCGTCGATCTCAACGAATCCCTACTCCAGGAGCTGCAGGCCCGGCTCGATATCCGTACGGTGAGGGGTCACGCCTCTCACCCGGACGTGCTCGCGCGCGCCGGTTGCGATGATGCCGACATGGTCATCGCCGTCACCGAAAGTGACGAGGTCAATATGATCGCATGCCAGGCTGCCTATACCCTGTTTCACACGCCGACCAAAATCGCACGAGTACGCTCCAACGAGTACCTTCGGCACGAGCGCCTGTTCGTCCAGGACGCCCTGCCGGTGGATATGCTGATCAGCCCCGAACAGCTGGTGACCGATCACATCCGTCGGCTGATTGAGTACCCGGGCGCGCTGCAGGTGCTGGATTTCGCAGGTGGGCGTGTTCAGCTGGTGGGTGTTCGAGCCTATTATGGCGGTGCGCTGGTGGGCAAAGAGCTGCGGACCCTGCGCGAGCACATGCCCGGCGTGGAGACACGCGTGGCAGCGATTTACCGTCGCGGCCAAGCCATTCTCCCGGAAGGCGAAACCGTCATTGAAGTGGATGACGAGGTGTTTTTCATCGCCGCCCGCAAGCACATCAATTCCGTCATCAAGGAACTTCGGCGGCTCGATAAACGAGTCAAAAGACTGATCCTGGCAGGCGGCGGTAACATCGGCGTTCGCTTGGCCAAATCGCTGGAGCACAAATGCCAGGTCAAGATCATCGAGCGGGATCCGCGCCGGGCCAACGACATTTCCGAGATACTGGACCGCAGTATTGTCTTGCTGGGCGATGCCGCCGACCATAATCTACTCATGGAAGAGTCCATTGACGCGGCGGATGCCTTTTGCGCCGTGACCAATGACGACGAAGCCAACATCCTTTCGGCCATGCTAGCCAAGCGCTTGGGTGCCCGAAAAGTGATGTCTCTCATTAACCGTGCGTCTTATGTGGATCTGGTGCAAGGCAGCGTGATCGATGTCGCCATTTCGCCACAACAAGCCACTTTGGGGGCCTTGCTCGCGCATGTCCGCAGGGGGGATGTCGTCGCGGTTCATTCATTGCGTCGCGGCGCCGCGGAAGCCATTGAAGCGGTCGCTCACGGCAACCCCAAATCATCCAAAGTTGTCGGCAAAGCCATCGAGCAGATCCCGCTGCCGCCGGGCGCAACAATCGGTGCTATTGTTCGGGGTGATGAAGCGCTCATGGCTCACCACGATACGATTATCGAGGCTGGCGATCACGTCATACTGTTCGTTGTGAACAAGCAGCACATCACCGATGTGGAAAAACTGTTCCAGGTCAGCGTCACGTTCGTTTGA
- a CDS encoding TrkH family potassium uptake protein: MQIFVVQRIVGLLSMIFSLTMLPPILVSLFYRDGATISFIAGFLVTLIGGMSLWFPVRRESRDLRLRDGFIVVVSFWAGLGLLGSVPLMFGSGADLGVTDAVFESVSGLTTTGATVIVGLDTLPPSILYYRQQLQWLGGMGIIVLAVAILPMLGVGGMQLYRAETPGPIKDSKLTPRITQTAKALWYIYLGLTVLCGLAYWAAGMTPFDALGHAFSTVAIGGFSTHDASLGFFDNPLIPLIAIVFMLISGVNFALHFMAFRHASLTPYRADYEFRMYIAGMAVLSVATCGYLWLAHTFEDMGEVMLAGIFHAVSIGTTTGFTTASFHTWPGFLPVLLLFASFVGGCAGSTGGGIKVIRFLLLLKQGFREINRLIHPNAQLPVKIGSRVVTPRVIEAVYGFFSAYIIVFAAMLLFLMATGLDQITAFSAVAACLNNLGPGLGQVAAHYGEINDLSKWVLVIAMILGRLEIFTLLVIITPMFWQR, encoded by the coding sequence ATGCAGATCTTCGTTGTCCAGCGTATCGTCGGGCTACTGTCGATGATCTTCAGCCTCACCATGCTTCCGCCGATCTTGGTCTCGCTGTTTTATCGAGATGGCGCCACGATCAGTTTCATCGCGGGCTTTTTGGTGACCCTCATCGGCGGAATGAGCTTGTGGTTCCCCGTGCGCCGGGAAAGCCGCGATTTACGTTTGCGGGACGGCTTCATCGTGGTGGTGTCGTTCTGGGCCGGACTTGGGCTTCTGGGTAGCGTGCCACTGATGTTCGGGAGCGGCGCCGATCTGGGCGTAACCGATGCGGTTTTCGAATCGGTCTCAGGACTCACAACCACCGGCGCAACGGTCATCGTCGGTCTGGATACGCTCCCACCGTCGATACTGTATTACCGACAACAACTGCAATGGCTAGGCGGCATGGGAATTATTGTGCTGGCCGTGGCCATTTTACCCATGCTAGGCGTCGGCGGAATGCAGCTCTACCGCGCGGAAACACCGGGGCCTATCAAGGACAGCAAACTCACCCCACGCATCACACAAACGGCAAAGGCCCTCTGGTATATATACCTTGGCCTGACGGTGCTCTGCGGCTTGGCCTACTGGGCCGCCGGCATGACCCCGTTCGATGCCTTGGGTCATGCATTTTCCACCGTGGCCATCGGCGGCTTTTCGACCCATGACGCCAGCCTTGGTTTTTTCGACAATCCGCTGATCCCACTGATTGCGATTGTTTTTATGCTCATATCCGGTGTCAATTTCGCCCTGCACTTCATGGCTTTTCGTCATGCCAGCCTGACCCCATACCGCGCCGACTATGAGTTTCGGATGTACATCGCCGGCATGGCGGTACTGTCAGTCGCTACCTGCGGTTACCTTTGGCTTGCTCACACCTTCGAGGACATGGGTGAAGTCATGCTGGCCGGGATTTTCCATGCCGTTTCCATCGGCACGACCACGGGTTTTACCACCGCCTCTTTCCACACTTGGCCGGGCTTTCTGCCCGTGCTGCTGCTGTTTGCCAGCTTTGTGGGCGGCTGCGCCGGCTCCACCGGCGGTGGGATCAAAGTGATTCGTTTCTTGCTGTTGCTGAAGCAAGGATTTCGGGAAATCAACCGCTTAATCCATCCCAACGCCCAACTACCGGTCAAAATCGGTTCTCGCGTCGTGACGCCCCGCGTTATCGAAGCAGTCTATGGTTTTTTCTCCGCGTACATCATCGTCTTCGCCGCCATGCTGTTGTTTCTTATGGCAACCGGTCTCGACCAAATCACGGCATTTTCGGCGGTCGCCGCCTGCCTCAACAACTTGGGCCCAGGCTTGGGTCAAGTCGCTGCGCACTACGGAGAAATCAACGACCTGTCCAAGTGGGTGTTGGTCATCGCCATGATTCTGGGACGTTTGGAAATTTTCACCTTGCTGGTGATCATTACACCCATGTTCTGGCAACGCTAG